The following is a genomic window from Amyelois transitella isolate CPQ chromosome 23, ilAmyTran1.1, whole genome shotgun sequence.
TCCCGGGTCTCATCACCATTCCTCACCAGAGTAGTGAGAAGGATGGAGAAGTGataatatcatacatacatattacttgcggggtagacagagccaacagtcttgaataaaattgaatatggCTTTAtactggaattgagattcaaatagtgacataatATCATAAAACCAACAGATAGTCACGCTGGCTAAACATACACGCAAAGAAAAGCTTTatatctaaatcgcgcaagcaaataTTACACGGactggagcatatatacaagcTCCGACAGAACAatgtcggagccgcggttccccaggcgtaaCACCTAGCCACCCGCTACAAGCAATGACTTTATACTGAGTAATATCCATCACTTTGAGGGCTTACCaatgaagtaaaaatattctaacTTCAAACGGTAAGGAAAAATATTCTGAGAACACAGACACATCAGATAAACTGTACATGAATTAGTCACCATTAttaatatgagttaggttcagacgggagtcgcttcgagtGAAAACCGGACTTTACCCAAACCAGAGTCATAGTCTTCGCGCATCCCAGGCCGGCTCCAGAGAGCTGAAAAGGATGAACGGATCCACCGTATGGGTTTATACCATACTActactaaaagaaaaattcgaTTGTTTCCACACACTGGCATCCTAATTGAATCAACGCCAAGAAAAAAACTCGctcgaaataatataaaccttATAAACGATTGCAGAAATACAATAGAATTTGAAAAGCTACCTGTGGTGTGTGTTCTCCGCTAGGTACTCTAAAACTACGAAATGGgagttatttgttttgtttgttttatttaattttggaacATGTGtgtagatttttaatttacaataaaaatagtaaatgaAAAAGTATGCAGCTAGGGTTCGttgcaaatggaaagatgtagtctcggCCTACCTTTCCGAGAAAGAAAGAGGagtgatattatgtattttttatgtaggcCAATTGTTTACCGTATTATCTTTGCGGACAAAACCAAATCGTGACGGACTTTTTGGCGGGAACTCGAACATCAtgatgttgtatttttttttgtcactgTAGACAGAGTAATTCATTTTGAGTAACATATATAAGCAAACcctaattgttttaaatctgTGGAGAAAAGGCAAAGTAAAGCACCCACAACTATTACTCCTAGAAGTTAGATTGCCACAaacaagaaagaaagaaagaatgaCAAATTAGACCAAAACGGCCGACAGATTGACACTGACGTAATTTTGACATTTGATGTAAATCGactgtttatttgttgttgttcaccgattttcaatttatctaaattttattaaaaaatgagCATAGAAGTCGCTCATACTCTCACTAAGAACTTCAAATATTCATTCCCGACATGCACAAACGAAGAGATCCTTTTCAAACTGGATGTTCCCGTGGAAATCCCGTATTCCGGCTGCACTCGGGAGTTGGTTCAGCGGGTCATCAATATGTTTCATATTCCCGTGTATTTGGAAGATGGTGAGGTCCTACATTAAGTAGTAAGCcttataaatagtatacttGATTGGACAttcgtgtaaatatttttaatgccgATTGgaataagtttaaaatgaaaGGAATTGTGACACAACTTTGCATAGAACCACCCACTTTACATTACATTCGAGACCAATCGTCAACAGCCTTTTTCTTGTAATCTTAGCTTAGACGATTTACTTTTAGTAACAGTAaatatatgatttaaaaagataGGTACGGGTTGGATTTTGTTGCCAAATTCTCTATCTTATAAAGTCTGAAAATCTTACTTTATTccagattttattaattttaagagaAATAAGTATCTGAATGAACAAAGAATGCATGTGTCTATAGCTATTTCTATATTAATTATAGAtatgacaaaatatatattaaatttcagaGCTAAATGAAAAGTTGGCAGAATTTGTAGCCACCGAGACTAAAAACTTTCACAATGATCGGGACGAGAAACTGATCAACCAATTGAAGAACAGTGAGCTCAACGTAGATGGCATTGTCAAGAACTGGGAGAAGATGTTCAAAGAGAATGTCATGGAGTTTGCCGAGCAGAAGGGAACTTCTGATGAGGAGGTATACATGTGTtgagttattataatattgtaattcTAATTTGTCCTCAAAATTGTGAGACAGTTTGTAGTAGACAActacatataaatatcaataatcagattatttatttgcataagtcTTCTTCTTGCATAAGTATTACTCCTGTAAGGAGGTAGACACAGCtcacaatcttgaaaagaattgAAGGCTTTGTTCAGcagtatagcttaatgatggaattgagaaacccaagtatataagctgttctcttagtcgccttttacgacatccatgggagagagttaaagtggtcctatttttttttctattggtgcctaTACCACACGGTGCAACTAAACTTTCTTGAGAATTATTCTAGACTCAAAATAATTGTTTCTCTGCAGGTATTTGCAGCTGCATACCACAAACTGGTACATTCGCCCGCCTTGGAGACCATACTGCAAGTGGAGAACTCATACGCCAAGACCGTCTCCAGCATGCTGAAGAATAGAGATGAAGATGTGCAGAAGATGACAGAGAGGTGTTCTATCCTTACCCATTTTATCAAGAGAATATAATGtatgggagttgcttcgtgtaaaaacctgactcacctaatataagaaaaatggtcaaaggcataccccaggctcctctcaagagtggtgaggatgcaaatgggactaaagccaggaggaggaAGACACTCAAAAATTACATGGCCTAATTTGActtcattaaaaatttgtgATGCACAGAAGCGGTAAACGCAGCTACTATGTGTCAGAATTTTCTCATGGCAGGAagtaatgtatataaaaaagcaTATAGAGTGCTTGCCAGCTGCTTCGCTTCCAagacagattgtaaaagtcaatcatggatacatacatgcaatcaagtctttatctcttatggagtagacagaaccaatagtcttgcaaagaccgaaaggccacattcagctgtatggcttaatgatggaattgagattcaaatagtttgctaacccattgcccaaaagaaggatcccaagtttattagcttatgcgttagtcgctttttacgacatcagtgGGCAAAAaaagtagtagttataattataacttgaATAGAACCcatatcacttaaatctaattagatttaagtgatgtgacgtcaataagttcATTCagttccaattttgaaaataaacctattctataaaaaagaTGGAGAGGTTCTATTCAAATTGCCGGGAACGGTAAGGCCTATAAATTAAGGTTTCTGAACTTCAGTGTTGGGTTTACCTGTCACTTACTCTGAATGTCATTTTATCACAAAGACATCTAGAGTGatcttgtgactattggctctgtctaccccacacatgataaatgtatatatgtttttctgTAGACAAACATCAGAAATGGAAGAAAACATGCGTCTACTCAACACCACAGTCACAGAGGAAGACATAAACGAATTAGCTACTCGCCACTTCGAGGAACAGAGCCTAGTATGCGGGCGCTGGGGCTCGCAGATCGATGCTCTGTGCCAGACGCAGCGATCGCAGCACAGAGCATGGCTGATGACCACGCTGGACCAGTATCAGACTACAGCCGCTCTTAGCACACCCAGGTATGTGTACTGAGGAAATATACAACACGTGTGTCTTCAtttacagcgccatctatacgATAGTAGCTTAACTACTAACTAACAGGTTAGAGTTTATTAACTTCCCAACAGACTATTTTGGTATACTGATGATAGTAATGGTGGCgcatcagttttttttatcaattatcaaaacttaatttagtgtattatgagagagagagaacaTAATCCTTTTATATGAAActcttaaacaaaaattttgtgtttGAGTAATATGCACTTTATTGCAACGTATCAAAGTCCAGTTTCAGgacatttcaatttttttgttttgtcttacggtgagggaaacatcgtgaggaaacctgcaagTGGATGTGTAGCTATGATCGATACAATACAGTTTAAGTTCATCTGCATAAAGTGCTAAGgtcgggagtcgcttcatgtaataACTcaaccaatccaggatccgtGCTCAAAGGTATACCCCGGAGCagagtgcagtttgttaccgcttcttctgcactgacgccttggaagcggcagtaaacttagttttaagtaatttatttgacgtcaaccaatgttgttaaaccatacgttttgacaattattaagcgatatgaagtatcctataataatgaaaaaaaatttgaacagagtggtgaggatgcaaccgtgactaaagccaagaggaagaagacgAATTTGTTACAATTCTGTCTCTATAGATAATGATAGAGTGCATTAATGTCTTCAACGAggtactaaatattttatttggcagCAACTCCCCGCTGGACACCTTCTGTCCAGAGCGGTCCCTGTcagcgcccgcgccgcgcctGGAGGAGAGTTTCACCATCCACCTGGGCAGCCAGCTCAAGCAGACCCACAACATCAGGATCGTGGCCTGCGACCTCCTGGACCTGTGCAGGCTCGACCCCGAcaagtcagtcagtcagctACACTCGTTCTACGACAGCTTTACCGTTAAATTATGCAAAGATTTGAGGGAGTTATCACACTTGTCCGtgttatatgtacatatagtcacgtctatgtatattccttgcggggaagacagagccgacagtcttgaaaaaactgaaaggccatgttcagctgtttggcttaataatagaattgagatgcatctaagacatacatacatatggtcacgtctatatcccttgcggggtagacagagccaatagtcttgaaaagactgaatggccactactatacaatttgtaagcctatccctcagtcgccttttacgacatccatgggaaagagatggagtggtcctattttttttttctattggtgccgggaaccacacggcacatgcaTCTAAgactcaaaatataataaaaaacgccacgtttttaattttattttgagtcTTAGATGCAGGGCGAGCGCTGATCAGTGCTCAGGCAGCTGAGAAGTTAAGTCCATTTTTGTAATCTCCGTACATCTTCCccgccgtgccgtgtggttcccggcaccattacaaaaaagaataggaccactccatctctttcccatggatgtcgtaaaaggcgactaagggataggcttacaaacttgggattcctcttttaggcgatgggctggcaacctgtaactatttgaatctcaattctatcactaagccaaacagctgagcgtggcctatcagtcttttcaagactggtggctttgtctaccccgctaggggtatagacgtgatcatatgtatgtatttatgtatcttCCCCGCCCCAGCCCAACAGAGCACATGCGTCGCCTTCAAACTTCACTCGGTCTCTATTCCACGGAGCTGTCGGCTGTGGTGCTATTAAGCTCGGCGCCGCCTGCGACCGCGGCGCCGCTCAAGGCCTTGCAAAGAGCCGCCGCAGCGTCGCCTGAGCATCACTTCGCGTCACTCGATCTGCAGCTTAAGGATATCGCTGAGAAGGTTAAGGAGCCGGTGagttgtttatataaatactagaggccgcccgcgacttcgtccgcatggaaaccctatcaaacccgcgggaactctgggataaaaagtagcctatgtgttattctgggtcttcagctacctacataccaaatttcatggtaatcggttcagtagtttttgcgtgaaagagtaacaaacatccatacaaactttcgcctttataatagtagtaggatgaaGTCTGATACTTTTTTGGCCAACTTAAATAACACGTTAATTCGTTCTAGGACAGGGAATCTTCTTGTACCATTAGACTGCATAAAGAATCTACATGCCAATTAACAGGACCTAGATGTATTGGAATGTGTGTCAATAtgaatcagtcagtcagtttcctcatttacatatttagaaGAAAATGATGGCAGCagtaaaaaagataatagCACCACTTTATcgtgttcccatggatgttgctaaaggcgactatgggataggcttataaacttgggagtcttcttttaggcaatgggctaacctgtcactaattgaatctcaattctatcataaagccaaacagctgaacgtggcctatcagtctcttcaagactgttggctctgtatatcctgcaagggatataggcgtgactatatgtatgtatgatgttattgtaaggtcggagtgggaagacctagacgaacgtatcttgatcaaattaaggacgtcctggcaaagggtcagatcaagagtacctacccgaaacctgtgtggatgaagcgaaggaagtatgcagagatcgtggcaagtggaaagaggtagtgtctgcctacccctccgggaaagaggcgtgattttatgtgtgtatagcttgtctgtggcaccggaggtcccgggttcgaatcccggccagggcatgattagaaaataactttctctgattggcttgggtcttggatgttcacctatataagtatcactacatagtataaaacaaagtccctattttagtctgtttgtctgtatgcttaaatctttaaaattacgtaacggattttgatgcggttttttgtaacaggtagagtgattcaagaggaaggtttttatgtataattttttccgaattttgcacccgtgcgaagccggggcgggtcgctagtttattataaaatatagtatcgttgagttagtatctcgtaacacaagtctcgaacttacttcgaggctaactcgatcagtgtaatttgtcccgtatatatttatatatttatgtatgtatgtatgatgttatttttttattgacttgaGGCGGAACAACGCAACTCGCAACGCGGCGACGGCAGGCGCGCGCGCGCAGCTCTGCAGCCGGGCGACGTGTACGTGACCACACACAGCAACCTCGGCGACGTGCATGTCGTCTTCCATCTCGTGGCTGACGACGACGGTAGTTACCATTGTTGTATTTAGTTCCCCTCCTCAccttagtcccggttgcattatCCCCACTCTGGAGAGcttggggtatgcctttgccTATGGATCTCAGATTAGGTGagtcacacgaagcgactcccttTTTACCTCTGAAAGCTTTGCAGGTAAATCTGACCCGTTTTGGATcaatggttacacatccagttgcctgaatgtgtaggtttcctcacgatgttttgcCAGACCGTAAGAgaatcggttagtattcaaactaatgtacataacttcgtaAATAATCATTTCTTCAGTTTCTTCATACAAAATAGTTTCTCGGATATATTACACTTTGCCATACAAAGCTACCGAATGGACTGAACTACAAATtcactataaaattttcaaatttctgtCCCTGTCTGTGGTTGGCATTTTTTAGTTGCATTTCTCATTCAAATTGTGGTATTTGTCGTTATtccttacatttatttttacagaggTAGCCACTTACCTTTGCCAGCAAATGGCACTAATGCTTATACTTTTTTcccaatataataattatacttcCAACTCcatgtacttatttaattaacactTAGATTAAACCATGAATATCAGAAGAGctagaattaataataattacttgaTAGAATTAACAATGACACTTATATTTCTCTATCACAGCGGTGTCAGGCGACATCTCGTCCCGCCACCCGGTAATCATGGGCCTCCGAAACATTCTGAAGGCCGCGTGCGCCAACGACATCACCACTATCTCACTGCCACTGCTACTGAGACACGACCTCACAGAGGTGAGTCACATAGTTTACGCTCATAATTCTTAATCATTTGATGTACATTGTCAGTAAACTTGTAAAAATCTGCCTCGAAGGGCCGAAGTTTTCAATCtggctcgaaggaccaatgGTATGAATCCGACTAGAAGGACCAACGAAATCAATCCAGCTCGAAGGACCAACGAAGTCAATCCGGTTCGAAGGTTGCTCGAAAAAGCCTTTTTGTACAAATCGCTCTGCAAACTAACAATGTAATGTGATCGCAGGAGTGCACAGTGGCGTGGTGCAGCCGCCGCGCGGAGCTGGTGCTGAAGTGCGTGAAGGGGTTCGTGCTCGAGGCCTTCGGCTGGGGCGGAGCCCGGCCCGCCACGCTGCAGGTACGCCCATACACCTCTCCCGTGGCCTTCATTTATACAGAACTTGCTTTCACCCTccgcttcgcccgcgcgaacGTGGCTTAGCTTATCAAAAGCGACAAATTAAGCGCTATCTGCAAAAAGCAATGAATTTAGCCACCTACAGAAGCGGCGAatatagcgccatctacaaaagaatacaggttttttgcaaatcccacATATTTCCCCCTCACGAaccttgagattatttttgtaggcgatgggctagcaacctgtcactatttgaatctccattccatcataaagcattacagctaaacatggcctttcagtcttttcaagattgttagctctgtatactgctagggataaagacgttgaaatgtatgtatgtagattaacCATGTACAGTCGCCTACAAAGAAATATATCGCTGTTCTCATCGTTCATTTGGATCGAATCGTGTTATTTCAGGTGGCGGCCCCACCCAACACGTCTCCGCAAGTGTTCGCGTCGCTGGCGGCGTTGCTGCCCGCCATCTTCCGGGTGTCCGCGCCCGTCAAGGCTAAACAACCAGCCGCACATTGACGGGGAACAACTCTACCTGGCAATAGCCATGAATATATCACATTGGAAAGGACAAACTTGGATGGAGAAAATGTTCTTGAAATGTTCGGTCATAAATAACTTCAAGAGACTATTGGATACGACAGTAGCGATTGCTATTGGCGGGTACATAATTacaataatgattttttatcataaaaacgTTTGAACGTTTCAGTAGAAAATGAAGGAAAtctttaatgataataattttttaaactcgGGTTAATAAATGTTCgtggtaaacaaaaaaataccaaaaagtaaaacaataattttcaaatcacatatttatttaaaatgttaaatctaATACTCAAAATAGCGAATCCaaccttaataataatttgatgcatgtgaatatttatatctaaaataCGCTAAAATTGTTTGcaacaacattatttttgttcccATCTTGTAAAATCTCACAAAATATGTGCGCTATTCAATTTTCCACCTTatggtgaaaaaaaatatgtactctatacattatcaatataattaacaCAATCACAATACATAAATGTCAAAGAAAAGATCAAAAACTTTACAAAAACGCTCCACAAACATCATTTTGACGTTACAATTCCTTTAAGATTCTTTGTAATGATAGTATAACGATTTTACACTAAACATCTACGAATAGCACAGAATTGTGGAATATTGGCACTGTTTAGATACCGTCGTGAACACAAAACCATTCATGAGTTTGTGTGCACTTCATAATATGcagaaatagtttatttttagccTCTGTAAAACCATAACTTTGCAATCTCTTGGCTAATATTAACTTCAATGctaaattaagataaattagGGGCGTTCGTAAGgctttaaaaatcaaaataacctCAAATTATGTGACCACGAAAATATAGTTACTATCTGAAGAATCCttctacataaaattcttTGTACATGAGATATTTTTTGCCACTGTGACATATAAAGTTCATCATTTTAAAGTCATCATATGACTCCATATTGTCTCGACGAACCTAAATggcaaatttattaaaactataaagaCACCTTTAGTATACGAACACGAGAGCTTATTGCCAAAGTTGTAGTCTTGTAAGTCTCTATTTCTTAcaacaaaatacttttaaaacttGCTCTGGTAGCGGCTTATGCTCCTAATTGGCATTTATCGCGTCAAATATAAGTTGGCacaaatgttttaaaacttgttgcacgtaaaatgtacaacggTCCCTGTCCCGGATCAGTTGTTATATCAGTACTAGTAAAAGTAGTGCCAATTTATGTTTGACGGGCTTTCAAAACATTCCAATATCTatctaaataatgaaataacgCTCAGTTGTATAAAcagttgaaattaataaaacacagacaatgatggaatttatcGAGCAGTGGAACAAGAAACTTTGAAGTTTAGTTCCAAAATGATGCAGAAATTTTCAGACACGTGTGAAGTTCTTATGATGAATGTATTAATACTTAACAGAGAAAAAGTCTTTTGCTGGGACGAGACTTCGAATATTCACTTGGTGTAAGTAAATCATTAATAACCCATTTATACAACTGAGATAACATAGAATGAAATAAACTAGGTAATCATGATAgcgttataaaattataactaaaatggAACACAATCAAACTATAACTAAAGCCattctaaaaacaaaagaagaattaaagaaaattatctaGATGGCAGCACAGTTAAAACCAAGAGTTGTTTGAAAACCTAAACAGGTTATATAACTTTGAACAGTAAAtgttttctgaataaaacGCGTTCAATTGAGTAAAGTCAGACGTCCTAGATAATTCACCAACTAATTCAGACAAGTGAAACATTTAAGTAGTTGCATATTGAgtgcttttttaaaattctgaaCTAGAAaaatttctgtaaaaaa
Proteins encoded in this region:
- the LOC106139276 gene encoding protein C12orf4 homolog, with amino-acid sequence MSIEVAHTLTKNFKYSFPTCTNEEILFKLDVPVEIPYSGCTRELVQRVINMFHIPVYLEDELNEKLAEFVATETKNFHNDRDEKLINQLKNSELNVDGIVKNWEKMFKENVMEFAEQKGTSDEEVFAAAYHKLVHSPALETILQVENSYAKTVSSMLKNRDEDVQKMTERQTSEMEENMRLLNTTVTEEDINELATRHFEEQSLVCGRWGSQIDALCQTQRSQHRAWLMTTLDQYQTTAALSTPSNSPLDTFCPERSLSAPAPRLEESFTIHLGSQLKQTHNIRIVACDLLDLCRLDPDNPTEHMRRLQTSLGLYSTELSAVVLLSSAPPATAAPLKALQRAAAASPEHHFASLDLQLKDIAEKVKEPAEQRNSQRGDGRRARAALQPGDVYVTTHSNLGDVHVVFHLVADDDAVSGDISSRHPVIMGLRNILKAACANDITTISLPLLLRHDLTEECTVAWCSRRAELVLKCVKGFVLEAFGWGGARPATLQVAAPPNTSPQVFASLAALLPAIFRVSAPVKAKQPAAH